Within Calditrichota bacterium, the genomic segment CCACCGGCGGGGTGATTGTGGAGGCCGGGAACGCCGCCGCCTACAAGACAGGCTCCTGGCGCGCTTTTAAGCCTGTGTGGAAGGAAGAGCGCTGCATCCACTGTCTCTTCTGCTGGATGTACTGCCCGGAG encodes:
- a CDS encoding 4Fe-4S binding protein, translating into TGGVIVEAGNAAAYKTGSWRAFKPVWKEERCIHCLFCWMYCPEPAVKVEGGKMKGFDYDYCKGCGICAKECPEKANAIEMVPEF